The Humulus lupulus chromosome 7, drHumLupu1.1, whole genome shotgun sequence region cctaaataactaaaaacccaacctaaaacgatctctaaaacaaacataaaatgaCCCTAACACCTATTTTTAAGacatttttaatattataaatgATTTGAATTCCCCAAAATTACTGTTAGTACTTTGGGGTTGTTACAATAGATGCGTTTCCTATTGCCACAAATTCTGGCTTTGTTCTCCCACTTTGAAGGACTCTGGTCACGTAACGACCCTTCTTCGTAATAGTATTCTAGATCAATAGTAGGAGAAAATTCTTAACATTTAAGCTCTCTACCAGTCTAATGTTCTGAAATAATTAATGCCCCAATTATGCTTTTTTCTTTCTTAAATTTGCCGACAAGTGTGCTATTCATTAGGGCTTAACTGATCCCCCAAAATTTACCTATTAATATTTTCCTCCAAACTTTTAtgcaaattttttaaataatatctaCACTATTTATGGAAAAAAAAGTGATCGAaatatggtaaaaaaaaaattcattgcaAATTGTGTACATATTACATACGCATGAATATATTCGCGCAAATGTTCCTCTATATTACATGCGCATGAATATATTGTTAGAATTATtattatggactaatataatcataaacattatTCCATAATCACAACCATTAACCAAAGTGTCTATTAATTACTaataaccataatgggatggttcacACTTACTAATTGCATTAGAGGCACATGGTGGCACCCTAATGACTATATGTTGCTCATTAAACTATAGTCCACCACAACTATCATTATAAACCCAATTAACTCActaataccccttagggtaagtgGGAATAAAAGGGAAGAAGGCATATAGTTGTATAAGAGGGGTGAATGTGGTGGTAtcttggtaagggttgctctccattGGTCTTCTATAACCATTGCACTTGATATTGTGTATTGTGTGTGATTTTGGCAGATTTTGGAGTGTGCAAATGGCTCAAGATGTGATGGGATATATGGGAAGTATGTTCTCTACATTCCAAAATTAATCCCCTAAATAAAGTGTGTTCTTGGGTTGTTGCATGAGTATTTAATGTTGTTGTTGAATCTAATTTATAGGTATAATGCTCATAACATTGTTTACAAACTAACATATATCGACgcaaattttattgtttttcaacATTAAGTGAATAACTAGTTGGAGATTTCTCTCACTTGTACCTGACTTTATAAAAATTGATGCGTAACTCTCGACAAATATTCATGTCTGGCTTTATTTGTCTCTTTTGATTTTCCATCAATACTCAAAAGAGATCATGACAACATTACAAGTTATTTTTCTTTTCAATATGTATCATATCCAAACTTATTAAGTGCAtccaaataatttatatttaatatgcATCACATCCAAATTTATACTTAACTAACTGAATTTTTGAGGTAACCGAACTATAAATCTTCTAACATAGTAAGGTCTTCTCTTTTACCAACTTGGGCAAATCCAGTTTTAATGTtgggatattttttttttcaaatatgattttgagagttttgttcataATTTCTCGTTATCATTTCCCTTTAATCTTGATGAAAAAAAAGGAATATTTACTCTAAATCTATTATATAAGTTAATTTTAGGGAAATAATGACACGTTGACTAAAATGTAATACGAaacaaaataaatcaatgaaaataaaatataaaacaatcATAATCATTATTTGTATTATATTATTTACTAAAATTGTTCGAAAATAGAATGACAATCATTTTATGTTGTTTACATCATTAGGAAACATAATCGGAATGTTTAAATTggctattaaaaaaaatataaacaaattattttgTGAAATTTATTTTGAAAGGATAAAAAAgtcttataattttttattttaaaagaaataaaattaaataaatagagtAGTTATTGCCTTCAATGACATTCATTATCTAATTGAGGAAAGGAGTATATATATTCTCATTATTTTCCCTATTATCCAACCAATCTCTCCAATTTCTTATTTTAGTAAATAAGTGAGAGAATCGTTACCAAACAAATAATTATCATTCACCTTAAGTAACATGCCATAAAGTAATGTGTTTATTCCGGATGTCTCATTTCAATAATTTCAACATAGtttatcataaaatatatattatcccTAGAGAAATTATAAACTATTAAAtcttcaattttaattaaaataataatataattaataagatAACATGCAATTTCTTTTATATAAAATACATTTTCAAAATTAAGTAAATATATTTCAATTtacacaaaaatattatttacttTATTGCTAATTTATAAATATAGTAGTTAAAACTGGTGGATATtgtacataattaaatcaatagtaatttaaactaatatattttacatCAATATTATCAATTAGCAAAATCATAATTCTAATAAAGTGTCATAGTAcatataaatacaatatttttttttgtgatcATACTATATAAAGGCAAACTAATTACCAGTAATTTTATTAAGATTTACTAAATACGTTTAACCAAAAAATAATAGGGCGAATGTAAATTATAAATTAACTGAAATATTAGAACAAGATGAGAAATACAAATGACAAATCTATATCTACTGCTAATACCATCATGTACTAATAAATACGCTATAACGCTAACATACATTATTCAAAAActactcatcatcatcatcatcaacccCCATCCTGATGACATGCTAGTATCACCCATAATAATTCACCACAAAGGGACTTGTAATATTTAACTCTCACAATAAAAGTGTTGCTCCAAGAACAACTCCAATTGCTGCCATGGCATTTCTAGCAGGTCGAAAAGCATTAGACGCGTGCACCGCAGCAACTGGGCTGTCCAATGTGGACGTAGACGACGAGTCTGACGACGAATCTGACCCAGCTAATCCTTTGGTAGACTTCGCCAGTGGTGCTGGTGCCGCCGGTGCAGGGGCCTTATGCTTGGTCGGTGAAAAAATTGCCAGAGGGAGCAAAACCTTGTCGACTTTATAAATAGCTAGCTGGTTGTCGGCATAGACTGTGCCAGAAATAGTAGTATTGACCAGACCCGTGGACATGTTAACCCAATTACCTTGCGTAGTGATGTTCAAAGGATACTCATTAGTGTTGCTAGCTTGTGTGCGGACAGGGTTACTAAGAGTCTGAAAGTTTGAGATGGAAACGAAGGAAGGAAGGATGTGGTATTGTACTAGTTGGACCTTTTGTTCGGTGGAGAGAGAGTTGAGTGTTCCAGGTTTTAGGGCAGAGAAGGCATCATTAGTGGGGGCGAAGATGGTCAGGCTGTTGGAAGTGTTTAGCTGGTTCTCGATCTGCTCGATTACTTGGGTGCTTTTGAGTATGCGGATGAAGACACTGAAGGTGCTAGCCTTATCGAGAATTTTGGCAACGTCGGTTGGCTCGGGTTTGATCTTGCGTTGTGGAGCTTGAACCAATGGCTCTGCAGAGGGAGCTTGAACCAGGGGTACTTCTGAGGGTGCATGAGCCGGGGCTATTGCTTTAGTCGGGGGTTGAACTGTTGGTTTAGTAGGCGCTAGAGCTGGGGTTTTAGCAGCCAGGTCAGCGGATGGGGCTTTAGCTGGAGCCAGATGAGTTAAACTCATGGTGGTGTGAGGGAGGATGAGGAGTAGGAAGGAGAAGGAGATGAGAGTTTGTTTCATCTTCTAGGCTTTGTTAATTGTATATTCTTATTGCTTATTTTGAGAGAGTTTATTTGTGGTGAGTGTTTGATGAAATGGTGGATGGGAGGAATGACGTTTTATATAATAAGTTAATCTGCTGAAGAGAGATTAAgtattaggttataataaataatgaagTTTGCTAAAATTATTGAGCAAAATATTGTAGTTGCAGTGTCTGATATCTACTTTGTTGTATTGGAAAGTTAAGAGATTGAAAAGTTTGAGTGAGATACCTTAAAGGAGAGAAAAGAGAGTGTGATACGCCATTAGATTTGTTACTAATTTGCTTTCCATCATCTGTTAGCGTCGACAATAACGTTTAATTTGCAATAATTGCGACTATTTAAATTAGTTGGTCATTATACGAGAGGATTTTTTATATCGCATAAAATGATTTTACATTCTGTTTCATGTGACATATATATCCGTTataattttttacttttatttttagcTATGTACGTATTCATGTTACACAATAAATATTGATTTGAAAACCAAGTGTAATGGGCTAGCTTTTAATATATGAACCTGATTATGATTGCTCAAGGTGGATTACACCCATCAAGTGACAAATTAAAAGCGAAGGAGATCTCGCTATAGTTCCTGGGCCTATGATGCAATATTATTAAATCATTTTCATAATGGTAGACAATACCACCCCTGtcgtataaatatatttttattattatatatataggggaattctcctataggggcttcactttaagccttatcggtggggctcttagtgttctcggcccgtgaacagttttcggcgcgattttttttatgaccgtgtatatttagctatttagagcatcttgcaaatttttcagaaaattctgaatagtttacagtatcgaaaactaggttcacaCATATAGTTGCACTCGTGACTAATTTTtcttatgcgcgtggaaaacagcatgtttgaacctagttttcggtactgtaaactaatcgaaattttctgaaaatttgcaggatgctctaaatagctacaatatatacggtcataaaaaaaatcgcgccaaaaattattcacgggtcgagaaagaCTAAGAGCCCAACCGATAGGACTTAAAATAAAGcccatataaaaaaattgtcatatatattaTTGCAGCTTTTTGCTGTCATCGATAAAGAAAACTTCAGTATTATTGAAATCTATAATGACCAATTCGTTATTTATGTACAAATTGcacaaaataatttgtaaataatttaattagtttGACTGAGCAAATATAGGATCCCTTATAGGATGCCTAAaggagaattctcctatatataggggaattctcctataggggcttcactttaagccctaccggtggggctcttagtgttctcgacctgtgaacagttttcagcgcgattttttttttatgactgtgtatattgtatcTATTTAGGGCATCCTGCaaaaatagctacaatatacatggtcataaaaaaaactgcgtcgaaaactgttcaggGGTCGAGAAATAGTGAGAGtcctaccgatagggcttaaagtgaagcccctataggagaattgtcctatatatataagtattttttttaagtaGGGGCATTATAATGAAGGAGTGTTTTCTATTTTTAGCACTTTTTGAActtataacctaattttttttgtatgatgACCTATCATAGTTATAACAAGCATCCCTCAATTTTttagaaattatgaataatttacgttactgaaatcagagttcaaataatATGTTTTTCAtgcgtataaaaaaaatcatgctcGCGTACAACTGATTGTTAGAACTCTCATATCGagacaaaattattcaaaatttctcgaAAATTGGCGGGATGCCTACTATACTGTCATGTACACTTCATATAAAGTACCGAAAACATAAAATGCTCCTACGGTAGGGGCGTCTCTGTTTTTGGCATGTGGAAAAattataattcatttttttattgggcgatgtacattatagttatttaggACATTCcactagtttttaaatttttttgaataatttattgtaCTGAAAACAAGCTTCAAAACAACCTATTTATTATTTTCAGCACTATAAATTTTttagaatttctcaaaaatttataGAAGATTCTTAATAACTGTATTATACAccgtcatttaaaaaaaattgaattataatCTTTCCATGTATCGAAAAGACGATAATAGGTTGTTTTTAAGCCTATTTTTATACGCTCGTGAAAAAAAttcttttaaagttttttttagcACTGTAAATgattcaaaatttcttaaaacTTGGTGGGATGCttactataactacaatatacaccgtcatataaaaaaatttgggttaTAATTTCTTTACTTACTAAAAACAGAAACGCCCCTACCGGTGTGGACAAAAGGCATGCCCTATTGTAGAATTTCCTTACATATATGATTTATAATTTTCTTATAGTCATATTTAACTCTAACAGAAaaagtttaaatattttttggttaattataaaattaagaaataaaataattccaCAGACtagtaatgtttttttttaattttaattaaatatcaatattaaaattaatttagttaatttattaatgtaaatatcAACCTAAGGGTTACAAAGCCTCACCACTCTAGCGAGGCCTCTGCCTCACACACCTAAGCCTCATGGTCTCGCATTGGTGGCCTCCATTTCACTCAAGGGCAGTGCGAGGTGAGGATGAGGAAAAAATGTAAAAGATGCCAAGCATGGAACAAGCATCCAAGAGGAGTCCTAAGAGATAGGAAAAGCCTCAGGGATCAAACTCGCTCCTCCCTGGAGCATGGGGCCGAGTTCAAGCCTCCATAGAGCTTGGGGTCGAGCTCAAGCCTACATGGAATTTATTGTTTACTAAGCAACTAATGTGATCATGGAGAAATTACAAGAGAAGCCAAACAAGACGCCAATGCCCAAAAGTTTCTTTGAAAGATGGAGAAGACACAAGGACCAAGCTCACACCCCCTACAACCCCAGGGTGAGCTTAGGAAGCGAGCTCACCTAGGGGGGCGACTAGGGGGGCGAGCTAAGCAAAGGGTCATGCTCAGGGCCCCCCTGAAGCCCAAGCATAGGTTTGACCCCTCCCCGAAGCATGAAACACGTGCAAGACTCCCTAGAAGCTAAGGAGATGATTTTAAGGGCCTCAACAAATTTGGAATACCAACTTACGACCATCGCTAAGCTTGAAAGGAAACAAGCTCAAAGAGTCCTTATAGCCTAGAGGCAAAGTACCTCCTCAACCACGAGCTATAAACTCCTTGCATTCAAGCTCTAAAGGACTTATTAAGACACGGGTAAAGAGGACGTACGAGAAAGGCTTGAGTGGTACAGAGTACTAACTAGACACGACCATCAGAAGAGTAATGGTCTCACTAAGTAAGgagagtagtggtcgtacaaggtCAGAATGGTAGTGGTCATACAAAGTACTAAGTGATCGCTAAAATATGCACGCAAGTATACGTgatcgtgtcaagtaataaattccgtAAGAAAGGATATCCTCCCAccgagactattaaccaattaccaaaaATTACTTTTGAATttctatttggtgattagaattaagatgaataattctAAACTATGAACACAATTTAAACAGAACAATGaatcaaaggataaaaataaaaataaaaaagcctagggaattaatttcatcatcaacatttCATTCTATcaattttactaatcagttctaaatctcttctgcctattctaatagcaggttaacaaaaattgactcctattctttttcaagatataagatctcaacctatatgcaagttttctacatctctgtgataaacttaaacacatagtgggcattaagaatggtaacctaatttctacacaagtcatacaagtactctcgtccaatatgtaacctatgtctatataacgataacaTATTCAATTCGAATCTTTCGagtttttgaatcaaaatcataaatcaagcaaatattgattaaGCATTTACCAGCATTaggcaaacatcatatagattagaataaagaagaagtatcaatagaacatcataataaaattaaattaaaattcaagcgactacattaactcctagatagaggatttagttcatatcagacataataactataacattcagataattgttcatagaaaataataaaCAGATAATAAAACAAGCAGTCTCCTTaggttttttcttcttccataAAACGTCATAATGATGCTTTAGTAATCTGTGCTTTGGATGTGAAATCTTGATTTTGTCTATGAATAAAATGTCCTTTTCTGCGAAATATGCCACTCAAGCGTTGTGGCTCTATAAAAGGGCACCGCGGCCGGTGTCCAAAATCTGGAATTCTCTAGTCTCTGACTTGCTCAAGCGTCAGGACTCTAATAAACTTGCGCTGCGGCTAAAATTTGCCAGCCAATAGTGCTGCGACTCTCAAAGGCAGCGCCGTAGCCTTGTGCTTCGTCGCGGATCTAACTCCAAGTGCCGTGGCTCAAATGcctttttttttcaacaaattcCATCTTTTTGAAGCCTAATGCGGCCATTTATCAATTACGTcccataaatctgaaatattatcaaacacaGGCAACAAAATGTCGTACTAcacaaaaattattaaataaacctcaaaaattaaataaaataaccttttaaaacaatataaaaactactctatcaaactcccccaaattTAACTTTTACTAGTCCTCGAGTAAAATCTATTGACACTTTCTAAAACAAACTAATCACAAACATGAATCAAGGTTACCTAGCAAGCCTCCACCTCATGAAAACCATGTAATACAATCTCATAATTTAAAGCTACATTCATCTAGAATTTCAGTAAATCAATTCAATAATCAACTTCAATCTTTCTATGCGAATCAGCCTCAACCAATAAATAACACACAATCACAATACCATATTCATGTCAAATCTTCCAAATCATTCCATCAAAATAGAGTATTTCATATGCTTGCATAATTCATCAATCTCCCTTAATATGATAACACATGTTCAacaaatcaataggacttttaggcttataattgaatggctaatgtaaaggtagatgaaaatgGCATTTAGGCTAAAGTATACCATAAGCACACAACCAATCAAACCATTTTTGTATCAACTTGCAGATCCCAAAATCATTCCCCAActttcccattttttttttactttgagagaaaattcataaactgaattatatatattttttctcaaTTCTCTTTCTTTTATGATGATACTACagtcccccaaacttatttttttgtattttcaattggagtgtagttcgttttcaatatatatttttttctctcaACTTTTCTTCATTATTgacacaaatttctcaatataaaCCCCATTACAATCCATCCCCCAATCACTTATCATATGCTCATGGTTTACATTCAAGGGAAAGATAAATAACAACGTTTCAATTTAGCTCAAAATAAGTGTCgaacaacaaaaaaaattcacattaagctcaaaatatgggtaactagggatttaatatattaaggttggcttgaaaggctcaatcgtttaacaaaaaattgcctaaatcatcttcctaagcatgtaTTATTCAAATTTCAGCTCAATCGACAAAATTTTCAAGTtctaaaatattttcaaaattttgatccACATAcctactaaacatgcatatactaaaggattgtaagaaatttattaataaatGATTTTATGACAATTAAACTCAGATCAAAGCTAATCACTAAATTACTTTCACCAAACACACAGATTCGCATAATTTGTCAGAAAAAATCACTCACATCGCATGGTTATAAGTATCATTGGCTTTCAAAACAACTTGATTCACAATTATAAACACTAAAACCAacgaaaacaaaataaataaaactaaaataaacaaaacaaagaaatccctcccccaaacttaaataacacatTGCCCGCAATgtgttaaaaaataaataaaaggaaaagaaaacttaccCAATCACTACATCAGTTTGGTGGAGGAGGTAGTTGCTGCTCATAGGGATGAAACTCTGGAGGATATTGAAAATAAGGCTATTGCGTGTCATTCAGGTTCCAATAACTAACCAAAGCATTCAGTTGATCGACATGTGTATGCTCATTTGCATTCTTGGTCATCCAATATTGTTCAATATGGTTGTTATACCGAATAATATAATTCTACTAAGCATTTGTATATTGGACATGAGGATTAATCGGTCCACCAATCGCCATCATCAGATCCTCATACATAGTAGCCGCTACATTTTCCTCTGCATCTGATGGTTTCTCTTGTTGAACAGCCTAGGCACGCCGACGATGACGCGGTCTTTGTTCCTCTAGATCAGGAACTGCTATAGGTGCAAAATACCCGTAAACAACACTCCAAGTAATAATACATTGGATCCGTCATTTAACATCAGTTGGATGCATTAGAACTCCATAAGTTTCACACAGATCTGTAATAAAAGTTCCATCCCCCAATCCACCAGTTGTCGTGAGCTGACAAATAAATCCAATACTATTTCATAACTATTTTCCCACATCAATTTTCATCTCCTTCATGATTGCTTAAACCATAAGCAATCTATCCATAGCATTATCAGAAAAGTGTGATGAATGGATCAACCGAGCACTCACAAAATACAAGAACGCACATGCTATTTGGTTGAGTTGACACCTGTACATTTTTTTGGGCTCATCATGTGTATAAGTAACTCTGGCTCCAGGATAACCAATGAACTTTGCCACCTCCTCATAATAAATCCCAGTGCCTAAGAAAACATTATACTTATCTTGCTCATTTGGGTAAGAATGCAGTTCATAAAAATTGTTGAACGTCGCAGTACTAACCAGCACCCGCTTCCCCCTCACAAAACAAGTATTATTCTCATGCTCAGGCCAGTTCGTATAAAACTCATATACTAGAGAAACATTAGGTTTAGGAATGCTGTCCACATTGACCAATGATTGCCAACCTCTATCTTGAAGGATAACCCTAATAAGCTCATAGGTTGAGTCATCAAAAGGCAAATTCTGATAATCCATTCCTCTTTCTTGAACTAAACTTCATTTTATTAATCTCGCATGTCTATCTTGAGCCTCTTTGCTTACAAACCGTGATCTATCATAAGAAACTGCCCCCTAGATGACGATGCTCCATGACTCGTTCTCTTAGGTCCCATTACACTTCTTAATGCTTAAATTCTATAAAAAAATTGACAGTACTTCCCCTTGTTTTTTACACTTCCCAAAACAACAAAATACCACAAATCACACAAGAAAAACTTTTCAAACTAACACTCAACACCCAATCTAAACAATACAACTCTTAACCACCTAAATCACAATAATATATTGTCAAAAACACCAAAATATtcagagaataagagaaaaatatTTACCCACAATGAAAATTAGATGATAGATATTCCTCAAGCTTTCCCAAAAATTCGAAATTAAGGTTTTCAATGGTGAGAATATAATTGAAAGAGGATTTAAGCTAAAGTGATGATGGAAAAATGTTAGAATCAAGGTTATAGGAAGATTATGAAAGAAATTGTGGAAATATTTTATTGGTTGGCCTGAAACAATGGTGTAATGCAGGTGGGAATTTCAGACTGTGTAGAGAAAAAATGAGGAAGTGAGGGAAAACACTGAAAACTTACGGTTTATAACAATTTTGCGACTAagcatgc contains the following coding sequences:
- the LOC133789840 gene encoding fasciclin-like arabinogalactan protein 12, with the translated sequence MKQTLISFSFLLLILPHTTMSLTHLAPAKAPSADLAAKTPALAPTKPTVQPPTKAIAPAHAPSEVPLVQAPSAEPLVQAPQRKIKPEPTDVAKILDKASTFSVFIRILKSTQVIEQIENQLNTSNSLTIFAPTNDAFSALKPGTLNSLSTEQKVQLVQYHILPSFVSISNFQTLSNPVRTQASNTNEYPLNITTQGNWVNMSTGLVNTTISGTVYADNQLAIYKVDKVLLPLAIFSPTKHKAPAPAAPAPLAKSTKGLAGSDSSSDSSSTSTLDSPVAAVHASNAFRPARNAMAAIGVVLGATLLL